From Acidimicrobiales bacterium, one genomic window encodes:
- a CDS encoding Gfo/Idh/MocA family oxidoreductase, with the protein MDDADHPAAVRFAVIGVAHPHAIILAAGLLDAGAECIGWVDSPGGNDGAFTALFPDVPERGLDDVLADVPDLAVVAAVPNERADLAAAAMHAGADVLVAKPAVTEAGQIDAIAAAVAITGKRWWVAFTEHFTSRAVLRADRLVADGRIGPVRHVLGLGPHRLGAARPDWFFDPARSGPMLADLASHQIHHAARFLGTTDLTVLHARTTPAPGRPHPEMLGELLLEGGTGSAYIKVDWLTPDGLDTWGDVRLMITGDSGTIEVRANCDPGGLPGADHVIVVDRVGTERIDCAGDELTWAATLVDDVRNATEHLLTTEHCLAVTRTAQACADSTT; encoded by the coding sequence GTGGACGACGCAGACCATCCGGCCGCCGTGCGTTTCGCCGTGATCGGTGTCGCCCATCCACACGCGATCATCCTGGCGGCAGGGCTGCTCGATGCCGGCGCCGAGTGCATCGGCTGGGTCGACTCACCCGGGGGCAACGACGGCGCGTTCACCGCGCTGTTCCCCGACGTCCCCGAGCGCGGGCTCGACGACGTGCTGGCCGACGTCCCTGACCTCGCCGTGGTCGCGGCGGTGCCGAACGAGCGCGCCGATCTCGCCGCCGCCGCGATGCACGCCGGTGCCGACGTGCTCGTCGCCAAACCCGCCGTCACCGAAGCCGGACAGATCGACGCGATCGCCGCCGCCGTCGCCATCACCGGGAAACGCTGGTGGGTGGCCTTCACGGAACACTTCACGAGCCGCGCCGTCCTGCGGGCCGACCGGCTCGTCGCCGACGGCCGGATCGGGCCCGTCCGCCACGTGCTCGGGCTCGGCCCCCACCGGCTCGGCGCAGCTCGACCGGACTGGTTCTTCGATCCCGCCCGGTCGGGTCCGATGCTCGCCGATCTGGCCAGCCACCAGATCCATCACGCTGCCCGGTTCCTCGGCACCACCGATCTGACCGTCCTCCACGCCCGAACGACCCCGGCACCGGGCCGGCCGCACCCCGAGATGCTCGGCGAGCTCCTGCTCGAGGGCGGCACGGGTTCGGCCTACATCAAGGTCGACTGGCTCACACCCGACGGACTCGACACGTGGGGCGACGTGCGGCTGATGATCACCGGCGATTCCGGCACCATCGAGGTGCGGGCGAACTGCGACCCCGGTGGCCTTCCCGGCGCCGACCACGTGATCGTCGTCGACCGGGTCGGAACCGAGCGGATCGACTGTGCCGGCGACGAGCTGACCTGGGCCGCCACCCTCGTCGACGACGTGCGCAACGCCACCGAGCATCTCCTGACGACCGAGCACTGCCTCGCGGTCACGCGGACGGCTCAGGCCTGCGCCGACTCGACCACCTGA
- a CDS encoding 3'(2'),5'-bisphosphate nucleotidase CysQ: protein MADASDHALAARIASETGDLLVALLEDPDANRRGWSSIEYTGDRSAHEFITRELARERPDDIVLSEEGRDNPARLDSDRVWIVDPLDGSSDFGWSDHWAVHVALVENGKPTAGAVAVPGWDTTWATEPTPQPIMSRVGERPRILVSRSRRHIDGRLLADGLGAEVLAVGSAGVKAMAVVRGEVDAYVHGGGLYEWDSCAPVAVAEAAGLVACRLDGGELWFNKDDPWSPGLVICRPELADGITRVMSGRR, encoded by the coding sequence ATGGCCGACGCGTCCGATCACGCGCTCGCGGCGCGCATCGCCTCCGAGACGGGCGATCTCCTCGTGGCATTGCTCGAGGACCCGGATGCGAATCGGCGGGGCTGGAGCTCGATCGAGTACACCGGCGACCGCTCGGCACACGAGTTCATCACTCGTGAGCTCGCCCGCGAACGACCCGACGACATCGTCCTCTCCGAGGAGGGCCGCGACAATCCGGCCCGACTCGACTCGGACCGCGTCTGGATCGTCGATCCCCTCGACGGCTCGAGCGACTTCGGGTGGAGCGACCACTGGGCGGTGCACGTCGCGCTCGTCGAGAACGGCAAGCCGACCGCCGGCGCTGTCGCGGTGCCGGGTTGGGACACCACCTGGGCGACCGAACCGACCCCGCAGCCGATCATGTCGCGGGTGGGCGAACGTCCCCGGATCCTCGTGTCGCGGTCCCGACGCCACATCGACGGTCGCCTGCTGGCCGATGGTCTCGGGGCCGAGGTGCTGGCCGTCGGGAGCGCCGGCGTGAAGGCGATGGCCGTCGTTCGCGGCGAGGTCGACGCCTACGTCCACGGTGGCGGTCTCTACGAATGGGACTCGTGCGCGCCCGTGGCCGTGGCCGAGGCAGCCGGCCTGGTTGCGTGCCGACTCGACGGCGGTGAGCTCTGGTTCAACAAGGACGACCCGTGGTCGCCCGGACTCGTGATCTGTCGGCCGGAGCTGGCCGACGGGATCACCCGGGTGATGAGCGGGCGGAGGTGA
- a CDS encoding SDR family NAD(P)-dependent oxidoreductase yields MEHFQDRTAVITGGASGIGLATAERLGSEGMNLVIADIEERVLTTEVARLRADGFRAIGVVTDTADYDSVKAMAAAATAEFGDVHLLFNNAGVGGGGPMLEPDDMDVWRWTLGVNLFGVAHGIKAFGAAMVAHGEPCHIVNTASMAGLLPTPGLGVYTASKYAVVAMSETLALETADTNLSVSVLCPGFVRTGIADSDRNLPEHMAAALEEPTAEQEMMRAAVRDLVSGGIPPDEVADRIVDAVRHQRFYVLPHPQYGPQVAARGMRIADGGDPVSWEI; encoded by the coding sequence ATGGAGCACTTCCAGGACCGCACGGCGGTGATCACGGGCGGCGCGAGCGGCATCGGCCTCGCGACTGCAGAGCGGCTGGGAAGCGAGGGGATGAACCTCGTGATCGCCGACATCGAGGAACGGGTGCTGACCACCGAGGTGGCCCGGCTGCGGGCCGACGGCTTCCGGGCCATCGGCGTGGTGACCGACACGGCCGATTACGACTCGGTCAAGGCCATGGCCGCGGCCGCGACTGCCGAGTTCGGCGATGTCCACCTGCTGTTCAACAACGCCGGCGTCGGTGGCGGAGGCCCCATGTTGGAGCCCGACGACATGGACGTCTGGCGGTGGACGCTCGGGGTCAACCTGTTCGGCGTCGCTCACGGGATCAAGGCCTTCGGCGCGGCGATGGTGGCCCACGGCGAACCGTGTCACATCGTCAACACCGCTTCGATGGCGGGCCTCCTGCCGACCCCCGGGCTCGGGGTCTACACGGCATCGAAGTACGCCGTCGTGGCGATGAGTGAGACCCTCGCCCTCGAGACCGCCGACACCAATCTCAGCGTCTCGGTCCTGTGCCCGGGCTTCGTGCGCACCGGTATCGCCGACAGCGACCGGAATCTCCCCGAGCACATGGCCGCCGCACTCGAGGAACCGACGGCCGAGCAGGAGATGATGCGGGCCGCGGTGCGCGATCTGGTGAGCGGAGGGATTCCGCCCGACGAGGTGGCCGATCGCATCGTCGACGCGGTGCGGCACCAGCGCTTCTACGTCCTTCCCCATCCCCAGTACGGGCCGCAGGTCGCGGCTCGTGGCATGCGAATCGCCGATGGCGGCGACCCGGTCAGCTGGGAAATCTGA
- a CDS encoding class I SAM-dependent methyltransferase, with protein sequence MSRWRERDDVPRGADYDARWKAMAEAGESIHGEADLVMGLLAEHGIDATASVLDAGCGTGRVAIELTARGVDAVGVDLDEPMLEEARRKAPEQRWVLGDLLDVDAGGDFDLVVMAGNVMIFVAPGTEGAVVANMAGQLRPGGLLVAGFQTGGGRLAVQDYEQHCRTAGLSTVHRWATWDRAPFDDGDYVVSVHVKD encoded by the coding sequence GTGAGTCGGTGGCGCGAACGAGACGATGTGCCGCGCGGCGCCGACTACGACGCCCGGTGGAAGGCGATGGCCGAGGCGGGCGAGTCGATCCACGGCGAGGCGGATCTGGTCATGGGCTTGCTCGCAGAGCACGGGATCGATGCGACGGCGAGCGTGCTCGATGCCGGTTGCGGCACCGGTCGTGTCGCGATCGAGCTCACCGCGCGCGGGGTGGATGCCGTCGGTGTCGACCTCGACGAACCGATGCTCGAAGAGGCCCGCCGCAAGGCCCCCGAGCAGCGTTGGGTGCTGGGCGACCTCCTCGACGTCGATGCCGGCGGCGACTTCGATCTCGTGGTGATGGCCGGCAATGTGATGATCTTCGTCGCCCCGGGTACCGAGGGCGCGGTCGTCGCCAACATGGCGGGCCAGCTCCGTCCCGGCGGGTTGCTGGTCGCCGGATTCCAGACCGGTGGCGGTCGCCTCGCTGTGCAGGACTATGAGCAGCACTGCCGCACGGCGGGTCTGTCGACCGTCCATCGATGGGCGACATGGGATCGCGCACCCTTCGACGACGGCGACTATGTGGTGTCGGTGCACGTCAAGGATTGA
- a CDS encoding Crp/Fnr family transcriptional regulator, translating to MALIDLLTERGTVTRLQAGATLFHEGDRAAVVYGVLSGRVRIEVNTPTGSRLVLAMKEPGDVLGELGVLDGRPRSATAVAVEASELVQIGVDDFLAGLADQPRYAVSLLQRISRDLRDAVDRTTARASADTTQRLAMLLFDLADRYGEHTDVTVEIGLSLTQDDVAGWIGATREATARSLRTLRELGCVATGRRRISITDLQALRGAALG from the coding sequence GTGGCGCTGATCGATCTGCTCACCGAACGCGGGACCGTCACCCGGCTGCAGGCCGGCGCGACCCTGTTCCACGAGGGCGACCGTGCTGCCGTGGTCTACGGCGTGCTGAGCGGACGTGTCCGCATCGAGGTCAACACCCCGACGGGGAGCCGGCTGGTGCTCGCCATGAAGGAGCCGGGCGACGTGCTCGGAGAGCTCGGTGTCCTCGACGGTCGTCCGCGGTCGGCGACCGCGGTGGCGGTCGAGGCGTCGGAGCTCGTGCAGATCGGCGTCGACGACTTCCTGGCCGGTCTGGCCGACCAGCCCCGATACGCCGTCTCCCTGTTGCAACGGATCAGCCGCGATCTGCGCGACGCGGTCGATCGAACGACGGCGCGGGCCAGCGCCGACACCACGCAGAGGCTGGCGATGCTCCTGTTCGATCTCGCGGATCGCTACGGCGAGCACACCGACGTGACGGTCGAGATCGGACTCTCGCTCACTCAGGACGACGTGGCGGGCTGGATCGGCGCCACCAGAGAAGCCACGGCTCGATCGCTGCGGACGTTGCGCGAGCTGGGCTGCGTCGCGACCGGTCGACGACGGATCAGCATCACCGACCTCCAGGCGCTGCGCGGCGCGGCACTCGGGTGA
- a CDS encoding FaeA/PapI family transcriptional regulator, with the protein MNETIGIGDAQRRIVDHLKRAGASTTAAIADALGVTTQAVRPQLVELEERGLVNAETLVTGTRGRPPIGWALSPLAIELFPDRHGDLTVELLQTMRAVLGEDAIEAVLAARDRDHLAELERRMAHLDPSDVAGRASVLAEQRTRQGYMAEVNHVGDELVLTEHHCPVCAAATECQNLCRNELELFRAAIGPAGVVERSQHLLSGDQRCVYRIRTRG; encoded by the coding sequence ATGAACGAGACCATCGGGATCGGCGACGCGCAACGGCGCATCGTCGATCACCTCAAGCGTGCCGGGGCGAGCACCACGGCGGCCATCGCCGACGCGCTGGGGGTCACCACCCAGGCCGTGCGGCCTCAACTGGTCGAGCTCGAGGAACGCGGCCTGGTCAACGCCGAGACCCTCGTCACGGGAACGCGAGGCAGGCCGCCGATCGGATGGGCCCTGTCGCCGCTGGCCATCGAACTCTTCCCCGACCGCCATGGCGACCTCACGGTCGAGCTGTTGCAGACGATGCGCGCCGTGCTCGGTGAGGATGCGATCGAGGCCGTCCTCGCCGCTCGGGACCGTGACCACCTCGCCGAGCTCGAACGGCGCATGGCGCACCTCGACCCGTCCGACGTCGCCGGCCGAGCCTCCGTGCTCGCCGAACAGCGGACCCGACAGGGCTACATGGCCGAGGTGAACCACGTCGGCGACGAGCTCGTGCTCACCGAGCACCATTGCCCGGTGTGCGCGGCCGCGACCGAATGCCAGAACCTGTGTCGCAACGAGCTCGAACTGTTCCGGGCTGCGATCGGACCGGCGGGCGTCGTGGAGCGCAGCCAGCACCTGCTGTCCGGCGACCAGCGGTGTGTGTATCGCATCCGGACCCGCGGTTGA
- a CDS encoding VOC family protein — protein sequence MILEHANVTVTDPEETAAMLGRIFGWHVRWEGPSLMGGRTVHVGTDTSYLALYTPPDDPGERADPDRVGGLQHLGILVDDLDPVETRVRAEGIEPYNFMTYDPGRRFYFNDHDGIEFEVVAYDV from the coding sequence ATGATCCTCGAACACGCGAACGTCACCGTGACCGATCCCGAAGAAACCGCGGCGATGCTCGGCCGCATCTTCGGGTGGCACGTCCGTTGGGAGGGTCCGTCGCTGATGGGCGGGCGGACCGTCCATGTCGGCACCGACACCTCCTACCTCGCGCTCTACACGCCGCCCGACGACCCGGGCGAACGAGCCGACCCGGACCGCGTCGGCGGGCTCCAACATCTGGGCATCCTCGTCGACGATCTCGACCCGGTCGAGACGCGGGTCCGGGCCGAAGGGATCGAACCGTACAACTTCATGACCTACGACCCCGGGCGGCGCTTCTACTTCAACGATCACGACGGGATCGAGTTCGAGGTGGTCGCCTACGACGTGTGA
- a CDS encoding SulP family inorganic anion transporter codes for MTASARQSLPRPSVGDVVAGISVALVLIPQSLAYAEIAGVPPHVGLFAAALPPLLAAPFTSSPYLQTGPVALTSLLTFGALSGLATAGSPDYVALAALLAVIVGITRVALGLLRMGTIAYLMSQPVVMGFTTGAAILIVSSQVPSMFGVVPENEGTLQRAWWTITHPGDWQGAALALSAIAIAFVIGSRSIHRLFPGVLVVVIGSTVWSRVADYTGATLGDLPGGFLSLSVDLPYGEWTRLLVPGIVIAVVGFAEPAAICRTFAAQDRIPWNANKEFFGNGVANLASALSGGFPVGGSFARSSLSRLAGATSIWTGAISGAVVLAALPLATRLEPLPRAVLGAIVVTAVAKLIQPVPILQMWPKSAPQAAIASGTFIATLATSPRVERGIIIGVVLSIGFHLYREMRVDYRYERVGERVIVRPSGVVWFASTPALEDSFRNALAEHHDVDGITIDLASCGRLDYTGASALAAEVTELSDSGYDIDFVNIPNHALRALAGALGGTHGIPKLDELPAATRYQWVAPWRRVEPAADDVS; via the coding sequence GTGACCGCGTCCGCCCGTCAGAGCCTCCCGAGACCGTCGGTGGGCGATGTCGTGGCCGGAATCTCGGTGGCGCTGGTGCTCATCCCACAGTCGTTGGCCTACGCCGAGATCGCCGGAGTGCCGCCCCACGTCGGCCTGTTCGCCGCCGCGCTGCCTCCGCTGCTCGCCGCACCCTTCACCTCGTCGCCCTACCTCCAGACGGGTCCGGTCGCGCTCACGTCGCTCCTCACGTTCGGCGCTCTCTCGGGCCTCGCGACCGCCGGCTCGCCCGACTATGTCGCCCTCGCCGCGCTGCTCGCCGTCATCGTCGGGATCACGAGGGTTGCGCTGGGACTGCTGCGCATGGGAACGATCGCGTATCTCATGTCGCAGCCCGTCGTGATGGGCTTCACCACCGGCGCCGCGATCCTGATCGTGTCGTCACAGGTCCCGTCGATGTTCGGGGTGGTCCCCGAGAACGAGGGCACGCTCCAACGCGCATGGTGGACCATCACGCACCCGGGTGACTGGCAGGGCGCCGCGCTGGCACTCTCGGCCATCGCCATCGCGTTCGTCATCGGCTCCCGGTCGATCCACCGCCTCTTCCCCGGTGTGCTGGTCGTCGTGATCGGCTCGACCGTGTGGAGCCGGGTCGCCGACTACACGGGCGCAACCCTCGGCGACCTTCCCGGCGGCTTCCTCTCGCTGAGCGTCGACCTCCCCTACGGCGAATGGACCCGCCTGCTCGTCCCCGGCATCGTCATCGCCGTCGTCGGGTTCGCCGAACCGGCGGCCATCTGCCGCACGTTCGCCGCGCAGGACCGGATCCCCTGGAACGCCAACAAGGAGTTCTTCGGCAACGGCGTCGCCAACCTGGCCTCGGCCCTCTCCGGCGGCTTCCCCGTCGGCGGATCGTTCGCCCGCAGCTCCCTCAGCCGCCTGGCCGGCGCCACAAGCATCTGGACCGGAGCGATCAGCGGCGCAGTCGTCCTAGCCGCGCTCCCCCTGGCGACCCGACTCGAGCCGCTCCCCCGCGCCGTCCTCGGTGCCATCGTCGTCACCGCAGTGGCCAAGCTCATCCAACCGGTGCCGATCCTGCAGATGTGGCCCAAGAGCGCGCCGCAGGCCGCGATCGCCTCGGGGACGTTCATCGCGACCCTCGCCACCTCACCTCGCGTCGAGCGCGGCATCATCATCGGCGTCGTCCTCTCGATCGGGTTCCACCTCTACCGGGAGATGCGAGTCGACTACCGCTACGAGCGCGTCGGCGAGCGGGTGATCGTCCGCCCGAGCGGGGTCGTCTGGTTCGCATCGACACCTGCGCTCGAGGACTCCTTCCGCAACGCGCTGGCCGAACACCACGACGTCGACGGCATCACGATCGACCTCGCGTCGTGCGGGCGCCTCGACTACACGGGAGCATCCGCACTCGCCGCCGAAGTCACCGAACTCTCGGACTCGGGCTACGACATCGACTTCGTCAACATCCCGAACCACGCGTTGCGCGCCCTCGCCGGCGCGCTCGGCGGCACCCACGGCATCCCGAAACTCGACGAGCTGCCGGCCGCCACGCGCTACCAGTGGGTCGCACCCTGGCGCCGAGTCGAACCCGCCGCCGACGACGTCAGCTGA
- a CDS encoding SLC13 family permease, giving the protein MSTDEWITVAVLCVTFGVLIFDRLAPSATVLAATVTLLLADVIDAGAAFSGFSNAAPITVAALFVLAAGAQRTGLLSAGVSRLLGRPRRRGVAHARLLMPVAGASAFFNNTPLVAILIPDVVAWTRRNGRDASRYLLPLSYAAILGGTLTVLGTSTNLVVSGLLEDAGEDAIGVFEFAKVGAPVAAVGLLVLFGVSIPLLRPRLTAPEQFDATMREFLVEMRVTSDPSIAGRTVEDAGLRGLTGVYLVEIRRGTRVFSPVGPDETVDEGDVLVFAGDVSNVIDLQRMRGLESRGSDMVETLDVAGRRLYEVVVGRMSPIAGHTLREADFRARYDAAVLAVHRAGHRIETKLGEVRLRHGDTLVVVAGVDFRARWSQGPDFLVVAALDAPPPAATAKAPVVAAALTAFVVLSSLDVVSTVEGALLAAAAMVVSRVLTFDEAKRAVDLDVVLLIGAAFGLGAAVQESGLASRIATDLVGALDGYGTFGLVLAIVLTTSVLTEIITNNAAAVVVLPIALAIAGPAGVDVRLMAIAVAIAASTSFISPIGYQTNTMVYGPGGYRVADYVRSGLPLSVAVQLTIATTVTVLS; this is encoded by the coding sequence GTGAGCACCGACGAGTGGATCACCGTCGCAGTTCTCTGCGTCACGTTCGGTGTGCTGATCTTCGACCGGCTGGCGCCGTCGGCGACCGTTCTGGCGGCGACGGTGACGCTGTTGCTCGCCGATGTGATCGATGCCGGTGCGGCGTTCTCCGGCTTCTCGAACGCGGCGCCGATCACCGTGGCCGCCCTGTTCGTGCTGGCCGCGGGCGCGCAGCGCACCGGACTGCTCTCGGCCGGGGTGTCGCGACTCCTCGGCCGTCCCCGGCGGCGCGGGGTCGCTCACGCCCGCCTGCTGATGCCCGTCGCCGGTGCCAGCGCGTTCTTCAACAACACCCCGCTCGTCGCGATCCTCATTCCCGACGTGGTGGCGTGGACGCGTCGCAACGGGCGCGACGCGTCGCGGTACCTGCTGCCGTTGTCCTATGCCGCGATCCTCGGTGGCACCCTGACGGTGCTCGGGACATCGACCAACCTGGTCGTGTCCGGGCTCCTCGAGGACGCCGGAGAAGACGCGATCGGGGTGTTCGAGTTCGCCAAGGTGGGCGCGCCCGTCGCCGCGGTCGGCCTGTTGGTGCTCTTCGGGGTGTCGATTCCGTTGCTGCGTCCGCGGTTGACCGCTCCGGAACAGTTCGACGCGACGATGCGTGAGTTCCTCGTCGAGATGCGGGTGACATCGGATCCGTCGATCGCCGGGCGGACGGTGGAGGATGCCGGGCTGCGCGGACTGACGGGTGTCTATCTGGTCGAGATCCGCCGGGGGACGCGCGTCTTCTCCCCGGTGGGCCCCGACGAGACCGTCGACGAAGGCGATGTCCTCGTCTTCGCGGGCGACGTGTCGAACGTCATCGACCTCCAGCGGATGCGGGGGCTCGAGAGTCGGGGCAGCGACATGGTCGAGACGTTGGATGTGGCGGGTCGCCGGCTCTACGAGGTCGTCGTCGGCCGCATGTCGCCCATCGCCGGCCACACCCTCCGCGAGGCCGACTTCCGGGCGCGCTACGACGCCGCGGTGCTCGCCGTCCATCGGGCCGGGCACCGGATCGAGACGAAGCTCGGGGAGGTGCGGCTCCGTCACGGCGACACCCTCGTGGTGGTGGCCGGCGTCGACTTCCGGGCCCGATGGTCCCAGGGCCCCGACTTCCTCGTCGTCGCCGCGCTGGACGCGCCGCCGCCTGCGGCCACGGCGAAGGCACCGGTCGTCGCCGCGGCCCTCACCGCGTTCGTCGTCCTCTCCTCGCTCGATGTCGTCTCGACCGTGGAGGGTGCGCTGCTGGCCGCGGCGGCCATGGTGGTCAGCCGGGTGTTGACCTTCGACGAGGCGAAGCGGGCCGTCGACCTCGACGTGGTGTTGCTGATCGGTGCCGCGTTCGGGCTGGGCGCGGCGGTGCAGGAGAGCGGTCTCGCCTCGAGGATCGCGACCGATCTCGTCGGTGCCCTGGACGGGTACGGGACCTTCGGTCTCGTGCTCGCGATCGTGTTGACCACCTCGGTGCTGACCGAGATCATCACCAACAACGCTGCGGCGGTGGTGGTGCTTCCCATCGCCCTCGCGATCGCGGGCCCGGCCGGGGTCGACGTGCGGCTCATGGCGATCGCGGTCGCCATCGCCGCGTCGACGTCGTTCATCTCGCCGATCGGCTACCAGACCAACACCATGGTCTACGGGCCGGGGGGCTATCGCGTCGCAGATTACGTGCGCTCGGGTCTGCCGCTGAGCGTCGCGGTGCAGTTGACGATCGCGACCACGGTGACGGTGCTCAGCTGA
- a CDS encoding LLM class F420-dependent oxidoreductase has product MELGFTWGYWARAMPDNFLDLSIAAEEAGFDCIWSAESWGSDAFSPLAYIAGHTDRIKLATGVVQLSARTPAATAMHAITLDHLSNGRVILGLGVSGPQVVEGWYGMPSRKPLARTREYVEVLRTIFRREGPAEFHGEHIQMPYTGEGSEGLGKPLKVMTHPLREIPIWIGAEGPKNVTQTVQIADGWIPLYYSPFRPEVYADQLAGAKDDFQIAVNVSMKITDDVEAALWGTKASLGFYIGGMGAKGQNYHTKLMARMGFEEEAHKIQDLFFEGKRDEAIAMVPTEFADEISLVGPVERIRDRLQAWEESPVTMLNVAARTPEEIRVLADVVKG; this is encoded by the coding sequence ATGGAACTTGGATTCACGTGGGGCTACTGGGCCCGGGCCATGCCCGACAACTTTCTCGACCTGAGCATCGCGGCCGAGGAGGCCGGCTTCGACTGCATCTGGTCGGCCGAGTCGTGGGGGTCGGATGCCTTCTCGCCCCTGGCCTACATCGCCGGCCACACCGATCGCATCAAGTTGGCCACCGGGGTGGTGCAACTCTCGGCCCGAACCCCCGCGGCGACGGCCATGCACGCCATCACGCTCGACCACCTGTCGAACGGACGGGTGATCCTCGGGCTCGGTGTCTCCGGCCCGCAGGTGGTCGAAGGGTGGTACGGCATGCCGTCGCGCAAGCCGCTCGCCCGCACCCGTGAATACGTCGAGGTGCTGCGAACGATCTTCCGTCGCGAGGGCCCGGCGGAGTTCCACGGTGAACACATCCAGATGCCCTACACGGGCGAGGGATCGGAAGGTCTCGGCAAGCCCCTCAAGGTGATGACCCATCCGCTGCGTGAGATCCCGATCTGGATCGGCGCCGAGGGGCCGAAGAACGTGACCCAGACCGTGCAGATCGCCGACGGCTGGATCCCGCTCTACTACTCACCGTTCCGCCCGGAGGTCTATGCCGATCAGCTGGCCGGCGCCAAGGACGACTTCCAGATCGCGGTCAACGTGTCGATGAAAATCACCGACGATGTCGAAGCCGCCCTGTGGGGAACGAAGGCATCGCTCGGGTTCTACATCGGCGGCATGGGTGCCAAGGGGCAGAACTACCACACCAAGCTGATGGCGCGGATGGGCTTCGAGGAGGAGGCCCACAAGATCCAGGACCTCTTCTTCGAGGGCAAGCGCGACGAAGCGATCGCGATGGTGCCGACCGAGTTCGCCGACGAGATCTCGCTCGTCGGTCCTGTCGAGCGGATCCGTGATCGTCTCCAGGCCTGGGAGGAGAGCCCGGTGACGATGCTCAACGTGGCGGCGCGCACGCCCGAGGAAATCCGCGTGCTGGCCGACGTCGTCAAGGGTTAG
- a CDS encoding aldose epimerase family protein, producing MPTPYGMTTGNSLQGPTEVRRHRLRAASGLAIDLLDLGATLARVEVPSADGRPVPLILDLDSVAEREDPVRNPYFGVTVGRYANRLRRAEFPLDGITYAVQANEGDNQLHGGSPGFAHVVWDTSSTTDDTVSFTRISPDGENGFPGTLEVSATYRLTDDTIHVTYEATTDAPTIVSMTNHAYWNLGGPGEDDIGEHVVHIAADDVVPVDEATLPSGPPAAVDGTPFDLRAPVRLSDRLGFALPNGFDHCFMIDGEGMRRHARVTHPSGRSLEVWSDHPAVQFYTGAFLSGGPGADGRHHDPFGALCLEPQRVPDAPNLGWAPSAVLRPGERYVHELRFHLTWD from the coding sequence GTGCCCACTCCGTACGGAATGACGACCGGCAACTCGCTCCAGGGGCCCACCGAGGTGCGTCGTCACCGACTCCGGGCCGCATCGGGTCTCGCGATCGATCTCCTCGACCTCGGTGCCACGCTCGCTCGCGTCGAGGTGCCGAGCGCCGACGGCCGGCCGGTCCCGTTGATCCTCGACCTCGACTCGGTGGCGGAGCGGGAGGACCCGGTGCGCAATCCCTACTTCGGGGTCACCGTGGGTCGCTACGCCAACCGACTCCGCCGTGCCGAGTTCCCGCTCGACGGCATCACCTACGCGGTGCAGGCCAACGAAGGCGACAACCAACTCCACGGCGGCTCCCCCGGCTTCGCCCATGTCGTGTGGGACACGTCGTCGACGACCGACGACACCGTGTCGTTCACCCGGATCAGCCCCGACGGCGAGAACGGGTTCCCCGGGACGCTCGAGGTGTCGGCGACCTATCGCCTCACCGACGACACGATCCACGTGACCTACGAGGCGACCACCGACGCCCCGACCATCGTGTCGATGACGAACCACGCCTACTGGAATCTCGGGGGGCCGGGCGAGGACGACATCGGTGAGCACGTCGTGCACATCGCGGCCGACGACGTCGTGCCGGTCGACGAGGCGACGCTGCCATCGGGGCCGCCCGCCGCGGTCGACGGCACGCCCTTCGACCTGCGTGCGCCGGTGCGGCTCTCCGACCGGCTGGGCTTCGCCCTCCCCAACGGGTTCGACCACTGTTTCATGATCGATGGGGAGGGGATGCGACGCCATGCCCGGGTCACCCACCCGAGCGGCCGCTCCCTCGAGGTCTGGAGCGACCATCCCGCGGTGCAGTTCTACACCGGCGCCTTCCTGTCCGGCGGTCCGGGGGCCGACGGCCGCCACCACGACCCCTTCGGTGCGCTGTGTCTCGAACCGCAACGAGTTCCCGACGCGCCGAACCTC